In Pirellulales bacterium, the following proteins share a genomic window:
- a CDS encoding replication-associated recombination protein A: MSSSLFEAAEAANRRNAEPLAARMRPRSLAEFAGQQHFLGKGKLLRRLLKADRLGSVIFYGPPGTGKTTLARLLAHESRSHYQQLNAVTSGVKDLRDVIDAARDRLAARGQKTLLFVDEIHRFNRAQQDVLLPDVEDGSIVLVGATTQNPFFAINSALVSRSRIFQFQPLSNDDIKTVVRRALADGERGLGGEDVRMEENALDFLAEVSDGDARRALAALEVGVLSSDERPLVFTRALAAESVQRKAIEYDATGDAHYDAASALIKSIRGSDPDAALYWLARMLESGEDVRFLARRIVIAASEDIGNADPQALLLAVAAMQACEFVGLPECQLPLAQAVTYLACAPKSNAATVGIGEARRDVAEGRLLPVPVHLRDRHYPGAKRLGLGEGYQYSHDVEGGIAAQDYLGVEREYYRPVPRGFEAELAERLQTIRAKLREGRQRTDGDV, translated from the coding sequence TCGCTCGCCGAGTTCGCCGGCCAGCAGCACTTCTTGGGCAAAGGGAAGCTGCTGCGACGGCTGTTGAAAGCCGACCGCCTCGGCTCGGTCATTTTCTACGGGCCGCCCGGCACCGGCAAAACGACGCTGGCGCGGTTGCTGGCCCACGAAAGCCGCAGTCATTATCAGCAACTCAACGCCGTCACCAGCGGGGTCAAGGATCTGCGCGACGTCATCGACGCGGCCCGCGACCGGCTGGCGGCCAGGGGGCAGAAAACGCTGCTCTTCGTCGATGAGATCCATCGCTTCAACCGGGCACAGCAAGACGTGCTATTGCCGGACGTCGAAGACGGCTCGATCGTACTGGTCGGCGCCACCACGCAAAACCCCTTTTTCGCCATCAACAGCGCGCTGGTCAGCCGCAGCCGAATCTTTCAGTTCCAACCGCTGTCGAACGACGATATCAAGACGGTCGTCCGCCGGGCACTGGCCGATGGCGAGCGGGGGCTGGGGGGCGAAGACGTGCGCATGGAGGAAAACGCGCTCGATTTTCTGGCCGAGGTGAGTGACGGCGATGCCCGGCGTGCGTTGGCGGCGCTGGAGGTCGGCGTCTTGTCGAGCGACGAGCGGCCGCTGGTGTTCACTCGGGCGCTGGCCGCGGAATCGGTGCAACGCAAGGCGATCGAGTACGACGCCACGGGCGACGCCCACTACGATGCCGCCAGCGCGTTGATCAAGAGCATCCGCGGCAGCGACCCCGACGCGGCCCTCTATTGGCTGGCCCGCATGCTCGAGTCGGGCGAAGATGTTCGGTTTCTTGCCCGGCGGATTGTGATTGCCGCCAGCGAAGACATCGGCAACGCCGATCCGCAGGCCCTGTTGCTGGCCGTGGCCGCGATGCAGGCCTGCGAGTTCGTCGGGCTGCCGGAGTGCCAATTGCCGCTGGCTCAGGCCGTGACGTATCTGGCTTGCGCACCCAAATCGAACGCGGCCACGGTGGGCATCGGCGAGGCCCGGCGCGACGTGGCCGAAGGGCGGCTGCTGCCGGTGCCCGTCCACTTGCGCGACCGGCACTATCCGGGCGCCAAGCGGTTAGGGCTTGGCGAAGGCTATCAGTATTCGCACGACGTTGAGGGCGGCATCGCCGCTCAGGATTATTTGGGCGTGGAGCGCGAATACTATCGGCCCGTGCCGCGCGGGTTCGAGGCCGAGTTGGCCGAGCGGTTGCAGACGATCCGTGCCAAATTGCGTGAGGGCCGGCAACGGACCGACGGTGATGTTTGA